The Limisphaerales bacterium genome includes a region encoding these proteins:
- a CDS encoding LpxI family protein, whose protein sequence is MADTTDTLGIIAGNRTLPRILAREARAAGVQHLVAAAFTDETEPELADLVDVIEWLRVGQLNKLVEVFQKHNVTQCVMVGQIAPKNLFDLRPDLRAIKLLASLPEKNAHSLFGGIADELAKDGITLIEATPWLKPAMPTAGFQLGPDATDAVRADIEYGLRIARETSRLEIGQTVVVKNGTVLAVEGLEGTDACLTRGGELAEGAIAVKIPKPGHDLRFDIPCLGARTLETCASANICALAFEADRTLLLDEPEVDALAQRHSITLTAI, encoded by the coding sequence ATGGCTGACACCACGGACACGCTAGGCATCATCGCCGGCAACCGCACCCTGCCCCGCATCCTCGCACGCGAAGCCCGTGCCGCCGGCGTCCAGCATCTCGTGGCCGCTGCCTTCACCGATGAAACGGAGCCGGAACTGGCTGATCTGGTGGATGTGATCGAATGGCTTCGCGTCGGGCAGCTCAATAAGCTGGTGGAGGTGTTCCAAAAACACAATGTCACTCAATGCGTGATGGTTGGCCAAATTGCGCCCAAGAATCTTTTTGACCTACGCCCCGATCTGCGCGCCATTAAACTGCTTGCCAGTTTGCCTGAGAAAAACGCCCACTCCCTATTTGGAGGCATCGCCGATGAACTGGCAAAGGACGGCATCACGCTCATCGAAGCCACCCCGTGGCTCAAGCCCGCTATGCCCACCGCCGGTTTTCAACTCGGCCCTGATGCCACCGATGCAGTCCGCGCCGACATTGAATACGGCCTCCGCATCGCCCGCGAAACCAGCCGACTCGAGATCGGCCAAACCGTCGTTGTCAAAAACGGCACTGTACTCGCCGTCGAAGGCCTCGAAGGCACCGACGCCTGCCTCACGCGTGGCGGTGAGTTGGCAGAGGGTGCGATCGCCGTTAAAATCCCCAAGCCCGGCCACGACTTGCGCTTTGATATTCCTTGCCTCGGCGCCCGAACTCTGGAAACCTGCGCCTCCGCCAACATCTGCGCGCTCGCCTTCGAGGCCGATCGCACACTGTTGCTGGACGAACCGGAAGTAGACGCTCTGGCCCAACGCCACAGCATCACCCTCACCGCTATTTAA
- a CDS encoding DUF5069 domain-containing protein: MAGWIYLPRLIDKIRLNLAGKLHEDYQPNFLHRGFDGKWFESAGVDAGDLTALVAASDTDGQVADWVRHNVNARLDSAVQAAFNDAVGNYGADESDADLRARLAQRKEDAGMGARNDIQCFVDFIDADEGRL, from the coding sequence ATGGCAGGCTGGATATATTTGCCCCGTCTGATCGACAAGATTCGCCTGAATTTAGCGGGTAAACTACACGAAGACTACCAGCCTAATTTCCTCCACCGTGGCTTTGATGGCAAATGGTTTGAATCCGCCGGAGTGGATGCGGGCGACCTTACCGCTCTGGTGGCCGCCAGCGATACGGACGGGCAAGTGGCCGATTGGGTGCGGCATAACGTCAATGCCCGGCTCGATTCCGCCGTTCAAGCGGCTTTCAATGATGCGGTGGGCAACTATGGCGCGGATGAATCTGATGCCGACTTGCGCGCCCGCCTCGCCCAACGCAAGGAAGACGCCGGAATGGGAGCCCGCAATGATATTCAGTGCTTCGTTGATTTCATCGACGCTGACGAGGGGCGTTTGTAA
- a CDS encoding Gfo/Idh/MocA family oxidoreductase yields the protein MNKQTRRSFLKTSLYTGTTVAWTAKSWAQVNGANETLQCGTVGFRGRGGSHISYIGKNKGAKLTALCDVDNKVLNAGTTKHGVTGYTDIRQMLENKDLDVVTIATPNHWHSLAAIWAIQAGKDVYVEKPVSHNVWEGRQLVNAARKYKKIVQTGTQARSSKCIQDAVKWVQAGNLGKIKVSRGLCYKRRPSIGDIAETKPVPEEIDYNLWLGPAPKKPLTRGRLHYDWHWMWDYGNGDLGNQGIHQMDIARWFLGEMELSPRIWSVGGRLGYKDDGETANTQVIYHDYNTAPLIFEVRGLASKLGARNLPTYRGGSVAVFVECEKGWVAVRGYGSVQVYDNDDKKIKEFNGGGDHFGNFIDAVRSRNPKDLNAEILEGHLSSALCHTGNISHRLGDDANVEDIRNFVKKDFGGTEAVDRMIDHLAAKNEVDLKATPLTLGSELKMDGKAETFSGNNAASKMLTREYRKPFVVPEIKI from the coding sequence ATGAACAAACAAACCCGTCGATCATTCCTCAAAACCTCCCTTTACACCGGCACCACGGTGGCTTGGACCGCTAAGAGCTGGGCCCAAGTAAACGGAGCCAACGAAACATTGCAGTGCGGCACCGTGGGCTTCCGCGGGCGGGGCGGCAGTCACATTAGTTACATTGGCAAAAACAAAGGGGCGAAACTCACCGCGCTGTGCGATGTGGACAACAAAGTGCTCAACGCCGGCACCACCAAACACGGCGTCACCGGCTACACCGACATCCGACAGATGCTCGAAAACAAAGACCTGGATGTGGTCACCATCGCCACGCCAAACCATTGGCACAGCCTCGCCGCCATCTGGGCCATCCAGGCGGGCAAAGATGTTTATGTGGAAAAACCTGTGAGCCACAATGTCTGGGAAGGCCGGCAATTGGTGAACGCCGCGCGCAAATACAAAAAAATTGTGCAAACCGGCACGCAAGCCCGCAGCAGCAAATGCATTCAAGACGCCGTGAAATGGGTGCAAGCGGGCAACCTCGGCAAGATCAAAGTGTCGCGTGGCCTTTGCTACAAGCGCCGGCCGAGCATCGGGGACATCGCCGAAACCAAACCCGTGCCAGAAGAGATTGATTACAACCTTTGGCTCGGCCCCGCGCCCAAGAAACCACTCACCCGCGGCCGGCTGCATTACGACTGGCACTGGATGTGGGATTACGGCAATGGCGATCTGGGCAACCAGGGCATCCACCAAATGGATATCGCCCGGTGGTTCCTCGGCGAGATGGAACTTTCACCGCGCATCTGGAGCGTTGGCGGTCGGCTCGGTTATAAGGACGATGGCGAGACGGCGAACACGCAGGTTATTTATCACGACTACAACACCGCCCCGCTGATCTTTGAGGTGCGTGGGCTTGCCTCAAAACTGGGCGCAAGGAATTTACCGACCTACCGCGGTGGCAGCGTCGCGGTGTTTGTGGAATGCGAAAAAGGCTGGGTCGCTGTACGTGGCTACGGCTCGGTGCAGGTCTACGATAACGACGACAAGAAAATCAAGGAGTTCAACGGCGGCGGCGACCACTTTGGCAACTTCATCGATGCCGTGCGCAGCCGTAACCCGAAGGACCTCAACGCCGAAATTTTAGAGGGCCATTTATCCAGTGCCTTATGCCACACCGGCAACATCAGTCATCGACTGGGCGACGATGCCAACGTGGAAGACATCCGGAACTTTGTGAAAAAAGATTTCGGCGGCACCGAAGCGGTGGATCGGATGATCGATCACTTGGCTGCAAAAAACGAAGTGGACTTGAAAGCCACCCCGCTCACCCTCGGCTCGGAGCTGAAGATGGACGGCAAAGCCGAAACCTTTTCCGGCAACAACGCGGCAAGCAAAATGCTCACCCGCGAATATCGCAAGCCCTTCGTGGTGCCAGAAATCAAGATCTGA
- a CDS encoding PmoA family protein: protein MKRSAGFFFLATALLTTQRFADGITLSQAEGRIDVTINGKLFTSYQYKGVPKPALYPLRWLDGKGLTRRYPMEPAAVGESNDHKHHRSLFWGHRFVRGGKDNGSHDFWGETTNSGKQIMTKVRFDKQGIIHTQNKWVSKAGEIIATDSREIRFDAGKNFRIVDYSITIHASHGKIVLMDDKDAGMGIRVPDSMCVTPHGTSKIKAEGYMLNSEGDTGAALWGKRAKWVDYSGRVEGTLLGVSIFDHPGNPKHPTSWHARSYGLCTANIFGKHHFERLKDKNAGNVTLNKGELLAFKYRFYWHSGKGEAKKIEAHYREWVAPKGK, encoded by the coding sequence ATGAAACGCTCCGCGGGATTTTTCTTTTTGGCCACAGCATTGCTGACCACTCAGCGATTTGCCGATGGCATCACCCTCTCCCAAGCCGAAGGCCGCATTGATGTCACCATCAATGGGAAACTGTTCACCAGCTATCAATACAAAGGGGTTCCAAAACCGGCGTTGTATCCGCTCCGTTGGCTCGATGGCAAGGGCCTCACGCGGCGCTATCCGATGGAGCCGGCCGCAGTCGGCGAATCGAATGACCACAAACACCATCGAAGTTTATTTTGGGGACATCGCTTTGTGCGCGGAGGCAAGGACAATGGCTCACATGATTTTTGGGGAGAAACGACAAACAGCGGCAAACAAATCATGACGAAGGTGCGCTTTGATAAACAGGGAATCATTCATACCCAAAATAAATGGGTGAGCAAGGCGGGCGAAATCATTGCGACCGACAGCCGCGAAATCCGGTTCGACGCCGGCAAAAATTTCCGCATCGTTGACTACTCAATCACCATCCATGCCTCACACGGGAAGATCGTGTTGATGGATGACAAGGACGCGGGAATGGGCATCCGTGTCCCCGACAGCATGTGCGTCACCCCGCACGGCACGTCAAAAATAAAAGCCGAAGGTTATATGCTTAACAGCGAAGGCGACACCGGCGCGGCGCTGTGGGGCAAGCGCGCGAAGTGGGTGGATTACTCCGGACGCGTGGAAGGCACGTTGCTCGGCGTTTCCATTTTTGACCACCCCGGAAATCCGAAGCATCCCACCAGTTGGCACGCCCGATCATACGGCCTCTGTACTGCGAATATTTTTGGCAAACACCATTTTGAACGCCTGAAAGATAAAAATGCCGGCAATGTGACATTGAATAAAGGCGAGTTGCTCGCATTCAAATATCGATTCTACTGGCACTCGGGCAAAGGCGAGGCTAAGAAAATTGAAGCGCACTATCGCGAATGGGTTGCGCCAAAAGGCAAATAA
- a CDS encoding tetratricopeptide repeat protein, whose product MKILLLLPMLAVTLHAGENDSDFSKGNAAFEAGDFPAAITHYQSQLKTGRTSTALHFNLAHASYEAKELGRAIFHYRRALTLNPRDTGAQSNLKRVQDEVHNGTPPKAGFWRRLTGYFTLNEWTLTSSALLTIWWLWLAAINWRPQWRKRGAVVRPVLGAAALVLAALAIVSWRIKAAQPWAVVVQDQVSVRYGPVEASPEQFKWFDGAELRVRNTHDANGAKWILAQDPTGRQGWLPASAVLQPGG is encoded by the coding sequence CTCGCGGTAACGCTCCACGCGGGTGAAAACGATTCTGATTTTTCAAAAGGTAATGCCGCATTTGAAGCGGGGGACTTTCCGGCGGCCATCACCCATTATCAATCGCAACTGAAAACAGGCCGCACCTCCACTGCATTGCATTTCAACCTCGCCCACGCGTCGTACGAGGCGAAGGAATTGGGCCGCGCGATTTTCCATTATCGGCGCGCACTCACATTGAACCCGCGCGATACCGGCGCGCAATCCAACCTCAAACGAGTGCAGGATGAAGTCCACAACGGCACCCCGCCCAAGGCCGGTTTCTGGCGACGGCTGACCGGCTATTTCACCCTGAACGAATGGACCCTCACGTCATCGGCATTGCTCACGATCTGGTGGCTGTGGCTGGCGGCGATCAACTGGCGCCCGCAATGGCGCAAACGCGGCGCAGTGGTGCGGCCTGTGCTCGGCGCGGCAGCGTTGGTATTGGCGGCGCTGGCGATTGTAAGTTGGCGGATTAAGGCGGCCCAACCGTGGGCGGTGGTCGTGCAAGATCAAGTTTCCGTGCGTTACGGGCCAGTGGAGGCTTCACCGGAACAATTCAAATGGTTCGACGGCGCTGAGCTGCGCGTACGGAACACCCATGACGCGAACGGCGCGAAATGGATTCTTGCTCAGGATCCCACCGGCCGCCAGGGCTGGCTCCCCGCCAGCGCAGTCCTCCAGCCGGGCGGCTGA